A portion of the Hoplias malabaricus isolate fHopMal1 chromosome 1, fHopMal1.hap1, whole genome shotgun sequence genome contains these proteins:
- the LOC136697559 gene encoding protein FAM13B-like, whose amino-acid sequence MVEHFCEDLTAFWFTVTTLTHSKDIRWSTIHLQSPVLLWPESLEVYTAQDRLKTSCSFSAVQPGFSVSQAKPALEDTVKTLTQRLKDKRLERNLPECVEDMSQAHLAVEKITLQKCLLYYEGLHGRPKSREERSVMRELYDRYRSVKHALYTSNTQTTTASEKNEGCSQQPVFSTVSVSMQAEHYPAFTSQMEEVKQGPAQTENTQFVDRTELLRQLKETRKEKRRLRKILKEYEKTVLLKTGRRLQKADLVPMAAEYNHYKTVKARLRFLKGILGKTHTSKAAR is encoded by the exons AtggtggaacatttctgtgaggatttgactgcattctgGTTCACAGTCACCACTCTGACTCATTCCAAAGATATCAGATGGAGTACCATTCATCTGCAGAGCCCAGTTCTACTTTGGCCAGAATCTTTGGAAGTTTATACCGCTCAAGATAGATTGAAAACGTCTTGCAGTTTCTCCGCTGTCCAGCCGGGGTTTAGTGTGTCTCAGGCTAAACCTGCACTAGAGGACACAGTGAAAACACTAACACAGCGTCTTAAAGACAAACGATTGGAACGGAACCTTCCAGAATGTgtagag gACATGTCTCAGGCTCACCTGGCTGTGGAGAAGATAACACTGCAGAAGTGTCTTCTCTACTACGAGGGTCTTCATGGCAGACCG AAGTccagagaggagaggagtgtgATGAGAGAACTCTACGACCGCTATCGTTCAGTAAAGCATGCGTTGTACACCTCAAACACGCAGACGACCACTGCCAGT GAAAAGAATGAGGGCTGTAGCCAGCAACCAGTTTTTAGTACGGTTTCTGTGTCAATGCAAGCAGAACATTACCCTGCCTTCACATCACAGATGGAGGAGGTCAAACAGGGACCAGCTCAGACAGAAAATACACAATTTGTCGACAG GACAGAGCTCCTCAGGCAACTAAAAGAAACaaggaaagagaagagacgcttgAGGAAGATCCTAAAAGAGTACGAAAAGACAGTGCTTTTAAAGACTGGCAG GAGACTTCAGAAAGCAGACTTGGTGCCCATGGCGGCAGAATACAACCACTACAAGACTGTTAAAGCCAGACTGAGGTTTCTGAAAGGGATACTGGGGAAGACACACACTTCAAAAGCAGCCCGGTGA